From the genome of Alosa sapidissima isolate fAloSap1 chromosome 14, fAloSap1.pri, whole genome shotgun sequence, one region includes:
- the LOC121682463 gene encoding uncharacterized protein LOC121682463 isoform X5 has protein sequence MGIFSGLFRQKRRPTKKFKRDLSYAVLLLCLIKMKNWCSGEAGAPLAFAVWVDFSSESPTFNFTGPKYLEAFWTNDRKAELLNMYTNRGVSSDALGGERPYVDPDISGTHCRMAIGRLIKEHALSQGLSRPEYLPQHRPPWWPEELPFASVSDAVC, from the exons AAGTTCAAGAGGGATCTCTCGTATGCAGTGCTGCTCCTTTGCCTCATCAAG ATGAAGAATTGGTGCAGTGGTGAGGCTGGAGCACCCCTGGCTTTTGCCGTATGGGTTGACTTCAGCAGTGAGTCACCCACCTTCAATTTCACAG GGCCAAAGTATCTTGAGGCCTTTTGGACCAATGACAGGAAGGCTGAGCTGCTGAACATGTACACTAATAGGGGTGTGTCAAGTG ATGCTTTGGGGGGTGAGAGGCCATACGTTGACCCTGATATCAGTGGCACACATTGCCGGATGGCAATTGGCCGTCTGATAAAAGAACATG CACTGAGTCAAGGTTTGTCTCGGCCTGAATATCTGCCACAACACAGGCCGCCTTGGTGGCCTGAGGAGTTGCCCTTTGCCTCAGTCAGTGACG cagtctGTTGA
- the LOC121682463 gene encoding uncharacterized protein LOC121682463 isoform X1 yields MGIFSGLFRQKRRPTKKFKRDLSYAVLLLCLIKMKNWCSGEAGAPLAFAVWVDFSSESPTFNFTGPKYLEAFWTNDRKAELLNMYTNRGVSSDALGGERPYVDPDISGTHCRMAIGRLIKEHALSQGLSRPEYLPQHRPPWWPEELPFASVSDGKGEGRKAFTAEKLRKVVRSYNAYYNLQLQQSVEAPPSPPSPATPAAATPAAPLTPLNPHPTP; encoded by the exons AAGTTCAAGAGGGATCTCTCGTATGCAGTGCTGCTCCTTTGCCTCATCAAG ATGAAGAATTGGTGCAGTGGTGAGGCTGGAGCACCCCTGGCTTTTGCCGTATGGGTTGACTTCAGCAGTGAGTCACCCACCTTCAATTTCACAG GGCCAAAGTATCTTGAGGCCTTTTGGACCAATGACAGGAAGGCTGAGCTGCTGAACATGTACACTAATAGGGGTGTGTCAAGTG ATGCTTTGGGGGGTGAGAGGCCATACGTTGACCCTGATATCAGTGGCACACATTGCCGGATGGCAATTGGCCGTCTGATAAAAGAACATG CACTGAGTCAAGGTTTGTCTCGGCCTGAATATCTGCCACAACACAGGCCGCCTTGGTGGCCTGAGGAGTTGCCCTTTGCCTCAGTCAGTGACG GAAAAGGTGAAGGGCGTAAAGCTTTCACTGCTGAAAAGCTGAGGAAGGTGGTACGCTCATACAATGCGTATTACAATCTCCAG ctgcagcagtctGTTGAGgcaccaccatcacccccatcaccagcaacaccagcagcagcaacacctgcTGCGCCTCTCACCCCcctcaacccccaccccaccccatga
- the LOC121682463 gene encoding uncharacterized protein LOC121682463 isoform X3, which translates to MGIFSGLFRQKRRPTKKFKRDLSYAVLLLCLIKMKNWCSGEAGAPLAFAVWVDFSSESPTFNFTGPKYLEAFWTNDRKAELLNMYTNRGVSSDALGGERPYVDPDISGTHCRMAIGRLIKEHALSQGLSRPEYLPQHRPPWWPEELPFASVSDGEGRKAFTAEKLRKVVRSYNAYYNLQLQQSVEAPPSPPSPATPAAATPAAPLTPLNPHPTP; encoded by the exons AAGTTCAAGAGGGATCTCTCGTATGCAGTGCTGCTCCTTTGCCTCATCAAG ATGAAGAATTGGTGCAGTGGTGAGGCTGGAGCACCCCTGGCTTTTGCCGTATGGGTTGACTTCAGCAGTGAGTCACCCACCTTCAATTTCACAG GGCCAAAGTATCTTGAGGCCTTTTGGACCAATGACAGGAAGGCTGAGCTGCTGAACATGTACACTAATAGGGGTGTGTCAAGTG ATGCTTTGGGGGGTGAGAGGCCATACGTTGACCCTGATATCAGTGGCACACATTGCCGGATGGCAATTGGCCGTCTGATAAAAGAACATG CACTGAGTCAAGGTTTGTCTCGGCCTGAATATCTGCCACAACACAGGCCGCCTTGGTGGCCTGAGGAGTTGCCCTTTGCCTCAGTCAGTGACG GTGAAGGGCGTAAAGCTTTCACTGCTGAAAAGCTGAGGAAGGTGGTACGCTCATACAATGCGTATTACAATCTCCAG ctgcagcagtctGTTGAGgcaccaccatcacccccatcaccagcaacaccagcagcagcaacacctgcTGCGCCTCTCACCCCcctcaacccccaccccaccccatga
- the LOC121682463 gene encoding uncharacterized protein LOC121682463 isoform X4, with protein sequence MGIFSGLFRQKRRPTKKFKRDLSYAVLLLCLIKMKNWCSGEAGAPLAFAVWVDFSSESPTFNFTDALGGERPYVDPDISGTHCRMAIGRLIKEHALSQGLSRPEYLPQHRPPWWPEELPFASVSDGKGEGRKAFTAEKLRKVVRSYNAYYNLQLQQSVEAPPSPPSPATPAAATPAAPLTPLNPHPTP encoded by the exons AAGTTCAAGAGGGATCTCTCGTATGCAGTGCTGCTCCTTTGCCTCATCAAG ATGAAGAATTGGTGCAGTGGTGAGGCTGGAGCACCCCTGGCTTTTGCCGTATGGGTTGACTTCAGCAGTGAGTCACCCACCTTCAATTTCACAG ATGCTTTGGGGGGTGAGAGGCCATACGTTGACCCTGATATCAGTGGCACACATTGCCGGATGGCAATTGGCCGTCTGATAAAAGAACATG CACTGAGTCAAGGTTTGTCTCGGCCTGAATATCTGCCACAACACAGGCCGCCTTGGTGGCCTGAGGAGTTGCCCTTTGCCTCAGTCAGTGACG GAAAAGGTGAAGGGCGTAAAGCTTTCACTGCTGAAAAGCTGAGGAAGGTGGTACGCTCATACAATGCGTATTACAATCTCCAG ctgcagcagtctGTTGAGgcaccaccatcacccccatcaccagcaacaccagcagcagcaacacctgcTGCGCCTCTCACCCCcctcaacccccaccccaccccatga
- the LOC121682463 gene encoding uncharacterized protein LOC121682463 isoform X2 has product MGIFSGLFRQKRRPTKKFKRDLSYAVLLLCLIKMKNWCSGEAGAPLAFAVWVDFSSESPTFNFTGPKYLEAFWTNDRKAELLNMYTNRGVSSDALGGERPYVDPDISGTHCRMAIGRLIKEHALSQGLSRPEYLPQHRPPWWPEELPFASVSDGKGEGRKAFTAEKLRKVVRSYNAYYNLQQSVEAPPSPPSPATPAAATPAAPLTPLNPHPTP; this is encoded by the exons AAGTTCAAGAGGGATCTCTCGTATGCAGTGCTGCTCCTTTGCCTCATCAAG ATGAAGAATTGGTGCAGTGGTGAGGCTGGAGCACCCCTGGCTTTTGCCGTATGGGTTGACTTCAGCAGTGAGTCACCCACCTTCAATTTCACAG GGCCAAAGTATCTTGAGGCCTTTTGGACCAATGACAGGAAGGCTGAGCTGCTGAACATGTACACTAATAGGGGTGTGTCAAGTG ATGCTTTGGGGGGTGAGAGGCCATACGTTGACCCTGATATCAGTGGCACACATTGCCGGATGGCAATTGGCCGTCTGATAAAAGAACATG CACTGAGTCAAGGTTTGTCTCGGCCTGAATATCTGCCACAACACAGGCCGCCTTGGTGGCCTGAGGAGTTGCCCTTTGCCTCAGTCAGTGACG GAAAAGGTGAAGGGCGTAAAGCTTTCACTGCTGAAAAGCTGAGGAAGGTGGTACGCTCATACAATGCGTATTACAATCTCCAG cagtctGTTGAGgcaccaccatcacccccatcaccagcaacaccagcagcagcaacacctgcTGCGCCTCTCACCCCcctcaacccccaccccaccccatga